CCTTCGACGCCACCGTCGCCGTGCTGGTGATCCCGGCCATCGCCGCCGCCGTGCTCGCGCTTCTGCCAGGCTATCGTGCTGCCGCCCGCGTCAACGTCCTCGCCAGCTTCATGACGTTCCTCGCCGCGCTGTCGCTGTTCGCCGGCGGGAAGGGGGAGGCCGGCCAGTACCTCTTCGTCGACGAGCTCAACATCGTCTTCATCGTCCTCAACACCTTCGTCGGCTTCACCGCCAGCCTGTTCAGCGCCGGCTACATCCGCCACGAGCTGGAGGGCGGCCGCATCTCGCCGGCGAATTTGCGTTTCTACCACGCCATGTACCAGACGATGCTGTTCGGCATGAACCTCGCCTTCGTCGCCAACAATATCGGCCTGATGTGGGTGGCGGTCGAGCTGGCGACGCTGACGACGGTGCTGATGGTCGGCCTCTACCGCACCCATGAGGCGCTGGAGGCGGCGTGGAAATACTTCATCCTCGGCTCGGTCGGCATCGCGCTGGCGCTGTTCGGCACCATCCTCGTCTACATGGCGGCGCAGCCCGTGGTCGGCGAGGGCAACGACGCCATGGTGTGGACGGTGCTGGTCGCCAATGCCTCCGGCTTCGACGCCGGGCTGCTCAACCTCGCCTTCGTCTTCCTGCTGATCGGCTACGGCACCAAGGTCGGCCTCGCGCCGCTCCATGCGTGGCTGCCCGACGCCCATGCCGAAGGCCCGACGCCGATCTCGGCGGTGCTGTCCGGCCTCCTGCTCAACGTCGCGCTCTATGCCGTGCTGCGCTTCAAGATCCTGCTCGCCGCCAGCCCCGGGGCGCTCGCGCCCGGCCCGCTGATGATCGGCATGGGGCTCGTCTCGCTGGTCTTCGCCGCGTTCATGCTCTACCGCCGCCGCGACATCAAGCGCCTGTTCGCCTATTCCTCGATCGAGCATATGGGCATCATCGTCTTCGCCTTCGGCATGGGCGGGCCACTGGCCAATTTCGCCGGCCTGCTGCACATGGTCATGCACAGCCTGACCAAGTCGGCGATCTTCTATTGCGTCGGCCACATCGCCCAGATCAGGGGCACGCAGAAGATGACGGAGATTTCCGGCATGACCGTCACCCACCCGGCGCTCGGCTGGGCCTTCCTCGTCGGCGTCGCGGCGATCGCCGGCCTGCCGCCGATGGGCGTGTTCATGAGCGAGTTCCTGATCGTCACCTCGACCTTCGCCGTCGAGCCGTGGCTTGCCGTGCCGCTGGTCGCCGGCCTCGTCGTCGCCTTCGGCGCGCTGATGATGCGCGCGACCGGCATCGCCTTCGGCGAGCCGCCGGAAAACCGGCCGGCTGGAAATGGGCCCGGCTGGCTCGCCTATATGCCGATCTACGCGCATCTGGCGCTGGTGCTGGCGGCCGGCATCTACCTGCCGCCGGCGCTGGTCGGCTGGTTCCGGCATGTCGCCGGACTTCTCGGCTAGGGGGGCGCGGACGATGACGGAACGCGACTGGCAGGGCATCTCGGGGCGACTGGCTGAGCGTCATTCCGGCGCGCCGCGGCTCGATGTCGACGCCGACAACTGGTTGGCCGCCGCCTCGGCCCTGTCCTCAGGCCGCTTCTCGCTGCTCGGCCTGTGGGGCGACGACGGGGTCGTCCATATGGCCGTCCATGTCCGCGAGGAGCCGGGCGAGATGGCGGTGCTGTCGCTCGCCTGCGAGGGCGGCGACTTCCCCTCGGTCGGGCGGCTGCATGCGCCGGCGATCCGGCTGGAGCGGGCGATCCACGACCTCTTCGGCCTCGTGCCGGAGGACGCGCCGGACTTGCGGCCGTGGCTCGACCATGGCCGCTGGGGCGTGCGCCATCCGCTCGGCCGCGCCGAGCCGGCCGCCGGCGGCGACGACTACGCCTTCCTGCCGGCTGAAGGCGAGGGGCTGCACGTCATCCCCGTCGGCCCGGTGCATGCCGGTGTCATCGAGCCCGGCCATTTCCGCTTCACCGTCAATGGCGAGACCGTGGTGCGGCTGGAAGCGCGGCTCGGCTACACCCACAAGGGCATCGAGGGGCTGATGCGCGGCGCAAGCCTCGACCGCGCCGTTTCCCTTGCCGGCCATGTCAGCGGCGACAGCGCGGTCGCCTATGCGCTTGCCTTCTGCCGGGCAGCCGAAGGCGCGCTCGGGCTGGAGGTGCCGGCGCGGGCGCATCATCTGCGCGCGCTGATGGCAGAGATGGAGCGGCTCGCCAACCACCTCGGCGACATCGGTGCGATCTGCAACGACGCCGCCTTCTCGCTGATGCTCGCCCATTGCGGCGTGCTGCGCGAGCGGACCTTGCGCGCCGCCGAGGCCGCGTTCGGTCATAGGCTGATGCACGGCCTTGTCGTGCCGGGAGGCGTTTCCGCCGACCTGACGGGCGAGGGCGCGGCGACCATCCGTGCGTTGGTGGCGGAAATCCGGGAAAAGTTTCCCGCGCTCGTCGCGCTCTACGACAACACCACCTCGCTTCAGGACCGCACGGTCGCCACCGGCGCGCTGAAGCCCGAGCTCGCCCGCCGCTTCGCCGCCGGCGGCCCGGTCGGGCGTGCCTCGGGGCGGGCCTTCGACGCCCGCAAGGCCTTCGCCTACGCGCCCTACGACCGGTTGTCCTTCGAGGTGCCGGTGTTCGAGGAAGGCGACGTCAATGCCCGCGTCTGGGTGCGCATCCGCGAGGTCGAGCAGAGCCTCGCGCTGGTCGGGCACCTGCTCGGCTCGCTCCCCGACGGGCCGGTGCGCGCGGCAGTCGAGCCTGCCGGCGAGACGCGCGAAGGCGTCGCCGTCGTCGAGGGTTTTCGTGGCGACGTGCTGGTCTGGTTGCGGCTTGGCGCGGACCGCGCGGTCGAGCGCTGCCATCTGCGCGACCCATCATGGTTCCAGTGGCCGCTGCTGGAAGCGGCGATAGAGGGCAACATCGTCGCCGACTTCCCACTGTGCAACAAGTCGTTCAACTGCTCCTATTCAGGGCACGATCTCTAGATGCGCAAGCTGCTGTTCCAAGGCCTGACAAGGCCGGCATTGACCGAGAAACCGCCCCTGCCGTCGCCGGATGCGCTACGCCAGCTTGCCGGGACGGTCGAGGGCGCGGCACGGCGCCGGCTCGGCCGCTCGCTGTCGATCCGCGCCGTCGATTCCGGCTCCTGCAACGACGCCGAGCTCGAGATCCACGCGTTGAACAACGCCTTCTACGACATCGAGCGCTTCGGCATCCGCTTCGTCGCCTCGCCGCGCCATGCCGACGTGCTGCTCGTCACCGGCCCGGTGACGAAGAACATGGCCCAAGCGCTGGAGCGGACTTTTCATGCCATGCCCGACCCGAAATGGGTGGTCGCGGTGGGCGACGATGCCGCAACCGGCGGCGTCTTCGCCGGCAGCTATGCCTGCGAGGGCGGGGCAGGGGCCATCCTGCCGGTCGACCTCACGATCCCCGGCGACCCGCCGTCGCCGACCGCGCTGCTCGAAGGGTTGCTGGCACTGCTGGAGCGCGCCGACAAGGGGTGAGGGGCAAGTCTCCCGAAAGCGAAATCCGATTCCGGGACAAGGGCATGCGTCAGGACGATGAATCGAAACCTGAGGCGCGGCTCCGCACGCAATCGCGTACTCCATCCATCTATCGCGTGTCGCGCCTGTGCATCACCGGTGCCGCTGGCGCCGCCCCTCATCCGGCTGCCGCCACCTTCTCCCCGTGAACGGGGAGAAGAGAGCACATTGTCCCTGCTTTCGCCAATCGCAAGCGCGGCAAAGAAGATGTAGGCGTCGCGGCCGACATCCCTTCTCCCCGTTCACGGGGAGAAGGTGCCCGAAGGGCGGATGAGGGGCGGCGCGGGCGCTCGAAGATCACGCTCCTTCGGAACGGATGACGCGACACGCTTTAGCAGGACGGAATCGTCCGGCTGCGAAGACGTCTCGCCTCAGACCCGCACCCGCACATAGTCGCCCGGCGCGTCGGCGAGCGGCTTCATCTTGCCGCCGCCAACCTTGCGGGCCGGAACGCGGGTGCCTTCTCGGCTTTCGATCCACGATTGCCAGTGCGGCCACCAGGAGCCGGGGTTCTCCTTCGCCTTTTCCACCCAGTCCTCGAACTCGCCCTTTACCGGCCCGCCTGTCCAGTACTGGTATTTCATCTTGTCTGGCGGGTTGACGACGCCGGCGATGTGGCCGGAGCCGGCCATCACATAGGTCACCTTGCCGCCGAAGAACTTGCTGCCGACGAAGACGGATTTCGCCGGCGCGATATGGTCCTCCTTGGTGGCGAGGTTGTAGATCGGGATCTTGACGTCCTTCAGCGACAGCTTTTTGCCGGCGAGCTGCATCTCGCCCTTGCTGAGGGTGTTGTTGAGATAACAATTCCTCAGATAAAACGAATGGTTGGCGGCGGGCATTCGCGTGGAATCTGAATTCCAGTATAGCAAGTCGAAGGGCATCGGATCCTGGCCCTTCAGGTAGTTGTTGACGAAGTACGGCCAGATCAGCTCGGAGGCACGCAGCATGTTGAAGGCGGTCGCCATCTTCGAGCCGTCGAGATAGCCGGTCGCCTTCATACCGCGCTCGATGAGGTCGATCTGCTCCTCGTCGGCGAAGACCTTCAGGTCGCCGGCATGGGTGAAGTCGACCTGCGTGGTGAAGAGCGTCGCCGTGCGGATGCGTTTGTCGCCTTCCTGGCCGTGCAGGGCGAGCGTCGCCGCGAGCAGCGTGCCGCCGACGCAATAGCCGATGGCGTTTACCTCGTCCTCGCCGGTCGCCTGCTTGATCGTGTCGAGCGCGAAGCCGACGCCCTCACGGGCGTAGGATTCCCAGTCCTTGGCCGCATGCCGTTCATCCGGGTTCACCCAGGAGATGACGAAGACCGTGTGACCCTGGTCCACGGCCCACTTGATGAAGGATTTCGCCGGGTTGAGGTCGAGGATGTAGAACTTGTTGATCCAGGGCGGGCAGATGAGCAGCGGCCGCTTCAGCACCTCCTTGGTCGCCGGCTCGTACTGGATGATCTCGGCGAGCGCGGAGCGGGCGACGACCTTGCCCGGCGTGACGGCGATGTTCTTGCCGATCTCGAAGCGCGAGGCGTCGGCTTGCCGCAGCTTGAGGTCGCCCTTGCCGGCGGCGATATCCTCGGCCAGCATCTTCATGCCGCGCACGAGGTTCTCGCCGTTCGACGCCATCGTCTCGCGGAACAGCTCGGGATTGGTCAGAAGGAAATTGGTCGGAGACAGCGCCTGCGTGATCTGCTTGACGTAGAACTGCGCCTTGTGGCGGGTGTGGTCGTCGAGCCCGTCCGCGTGCTCGACGAGGTCGCCGGCCCAGCGCGAGGTGACGAGATAGGCCTGCTTGAGGAAGTCGAAGAAGGCGTTGCGGCCCCATTCGGGGTCCTGGAAGCGCTTGTCGCCCTTGTCGGGCTTGATCGCGTCGTCCTGCTCCTTGTCGCCGGCCGCCACGCGCTGGATGGCGTTCGACCATACGTTCATGTAGCCGGAGAAGAGCCGTGTCTGCGCCTCGACCGCGCGGGCCGGCTCCGACAGCCAGTATTCGGTCAGCTTGGAGAAGGTCTTGACCATGTCGGCCGCCGGCTCGGCCATCACGTCGCGCACCTCGCCCTTCTCGCGCGGCGCGGTCCAGGCCGCGGCAGCCTTTCCCGCTTCCTCGACCGCGCGGGCGAGGTTCAGCGTGAAGCTCTCAGGATCCTTGACAAGATACTGCTCGATGGCCGGATGGGGCTGTTCGTGATCCCGGGCTGCGCCCGACTCCTTGCGTGTGGCCATGCTGCGCGTCGATCCTCCCTGCGCGCCGGCGGTTTTTCCCCGGCCTTTTGTTGACACAATACCATGGAACCCTGAAGTTGGTCCAATATCGATCGATAGTTTTGCTTCGGGATAAAATGATGACGATGCGCTGCGTCGCGCTGCTTTTCGGCCTTTTTCTGGCGGGATGCGCCACGGCGACGATCGAGGACGCCGTGCCGTCCGGCGCGTTGGCGGGGACGAACGATGCTGCGACGCCCGCGTCCGCCCGGGAGCCCGCGCCGGCGGCCGATCCCTATCACAACCTCAACGAGCCGCGCGCTGCCGCCGCGCCGCAGATCACCCCGGACGAGAAGGCCAGCGAGACGGCCGATCTGCGCGCCAAGCGCGAGGCGCTCGCCCGCCAGACGCGCGGCGCGGGAACGGGCAACGGGTCGGCCGAGCTCCGCCGGATTGCCGCCACCCACGGCGAGGAGACGCTGAAGGAGATCGGGGGCGAGTAGCCGCCGCGCGCCACGCCGCGCTATCGACCCGATGCCGATTCGGGTGTATAGCCGGCCTCCCGTAACCCCACGCGCAATCGGATTCTCCCTATGGAAGAGTTTCACAAGGTTCGCCGGCTTCCGCCCTACGTCTTCGAGCAGGTCAACAGGCTCAAGGCCGCCGCGCGCGCCAACGGGGCCGACATCATCGATCTCGGCATGGGCAACCCCGACCTGCCGACGCCCAAGGCGATTGTCGACAAGCTTTGCGAAGTGGTCCAGGACCCGCGCACCCATCGCTATTCCTCGTCCAAGGGCATTCCCGGCCTGCGCCGCGCCCAGGCCGCCTATTATGCCCGTCGCTTCGGCGTGAAGCTGAATCCGGAAACGCAGGTCGTCGCGACCCTCGGCTCCAAGGAAGGCTTTGCCAACATGGCGCAGGCGATCACCGCGCCCGGCGACGTCATCCTCTGCCCGAATCCGACCTATCCGATCCATGCCTTCGGCTTCCTGATGGCCGGCGGCGTGATCCGGTCCATGTCGGTCGAGCCGGACGAAAGCTTCTTCCCGCCGCTCGAGCGCGCCGTGCGCCACTCGATCCCCAAGCCGCTCGCTCTCATCATCAACTATCCGTCGAACCCGACGGCGCATGTCGCCACGCTCGATTTCTACAAGGACGTCATCGCATTCGCGAAGAAGCACGACATCATCGTGCTCTCCGACCTTGCCTATTCGGAAATCTACTTCGACGACAACGCGCCGCCGCCGTCCGTTCTGGAAGTGCCCGGCGCGATTGATGTGACGGTGGAGTTCACCTCCATGTCGAAGACCTTCTCCATGCCCGGCTGGCGCATGGGCTTTGCCGTCGGCAACGAGCGGCTGATCGCTGCGCTGACCCGCGTGAAGTCCTACCTAGACTACGGTGCCTTCACGCCGATCCAGGTCGCTGCGACCCATGCGCTGAACGGCGACGGCGCCGACATCGCGGAAGTGCGCAACGTCTACAAGCGCCGCCGCGACGTGATGGTCGATACCTTCGGCAAGGCCGGCTTCGACGTGCCGCCGCCGGCGGCCACCATGTTCGCCTGGGCGAAGATCCCGGAAAAGTTCCGCCACCTCGGCTCGCTGGAATTCTCCAAGCTGCTCGTCGAGAAGGCGGATGTCGCGGTCGCGCCGGGCATCGGCTTCGGCGAGCAGGGCGACGATTACGTCCGCCTCGCGCTGGTCGAGAACGAGCACCGCATCCGCCAGGCGGCGCGCAACATCAAGCGCTTCCTCGGCACCGCGCCCGACACGCTCGACAACGTCATCGCGTTGAATGCCCGCCGTTGAAGCCGGCCGTCCGCGCCTGCAAGGATAGATTTTCAGAGGGAATGCCGGGGGCATGAGCGAAGC
The window above is part of the Aquamicrobium sp. genome. Proteins encoded here:
- a CDS encoding PHA/PHB synthase family protein, whose translation is MATRKESGAARDHEQPHPAIEQYLVKDPESFTLNLARAVEEAGKAAAAWTAPREKGEVRDVMAEPAADMVKTFSKLTEYWLSEPARAVEAQTRLFSGYMNVWSNAIQRVAAGDKEQDDAIKPDKGDKRFQDPEWGRNAFFDFLKQAYLVTSRWAGDLVEHADGLDDHTRHKAQFYVKQITQALSPTNFLLTNPELFRETMASNGENLVRGMKMLAEDIAAGKGDLKLRQADASRFEIGKNIAVTPGKVVARSALAEIIQYEPATKEVLKRPLLICPPWINKFYILDLNPAKSFIKWAVDQGHTVFVISWVNPDERHAAKDWESYAREGVGFALDTIKQATGEDEVNAIGYCVGGTLLAATLALHGQEGDKRIRTATLFTTQVDFTHAGDLKVFADEEQIDLIERGMKATGYLDGSKMATAFNMLRASELIWPYFVNNYLKGQDPMPFDLLYWNSDSTRMPAANHSFYLRNCYLNNTLSKGEMQLAGKKLSLKDVKIPIYNLATKEDHIAPAKSVFVGSKFFGGKVTYVMAGSGHIAGVVNPPDKMKYQYWTGGPVKGEFEDWVEKAKENPGSWWPHWQSWIESREGTRVPARKVGGGKMKPLADAPGDYVRVRV
- a CDS encoding NADH-quinone oxidoreductase subunit B family protein, translated to MRKLLFQGLTRPALTEKPPLPSPDALRQLAGTVEGAARRRLGRSLSIRAVDSGSCNDAELEIHALNNAFYDIERFGIRFVASPRHADVLLVTGPVTKNMAQALERTFHAMPDPKWVVAVGDDAATGGVFAGSYACEGGAGAILPVDLTIPGDPPSPTALLEGLLALLERADKG
- a CDS encoding hydrogenase 4 subunit F, giving the protein MSGFSFDATVAVLVIPAIAAAVLALLPGYRAAARVNVLASFMTFLAALSLFAGGKGEAGQYLFVDELNIVFIVLNTFVGFTASLFSAGYIRHELEGGRISPANLRFYHAMYQTMLFGMNLAFVANNIGLMWVAVELATLTTVLMVGLYRTHEALEAAWKYFILGSVGIALALFGTILVYMAAQPVVGEGNDAMVWTVLVANASGFDAGLLNLAFVFLLIGYGTKVGLAPLHAWLPDAHAEGPTPISAVLSGLLLNVALYAVLRFKILLAASPGALAPGPLMIGMGLVSLVFAAFMLYRRRDIKRLFAYSSIEHMGIIVFAFGMGGPLANFAGLLHMVMHSLTKSAIFYCVGHIAQIRGTQKMTEISGMTVTHPALGWAFLVGVAAIAGLPPMGVFMSEFLIVTSTFAVEPWLAVPLVAGLVVAFGALMMRATGIAFGEPPENRPAGNGPGWLAYMPIYAHLALVLAAGIYLPPALVGWFRHVAGLLG
- a CDS encoding NADH-quinone oxidoreductase subunit C, which encodes MTERDWQGISGRLAERHSGAPRLDVDADNWLAAASALSSGRFSLLGLWGDDGVVHMAVHVREEPGEMAVLSLACEGGDFPSVGRLHAPAIRLERAIHDLFGLVPEDAPDLRPWLDHGRWGVRHPLGRAEPAAGGDDYAFLPAEGEGLHVIPVGPVHAGVIEPGHFRFTVNGETVVRLEARLGYTHKGIEGLMRGASLDRAVSLAGHVSGDSAVAYALAFCRAAEGALGLEVPARAHHLRALMAEMERLANHLGDIGAICNDAAFSLMLAHCGVLRERTLRAAEAAFGHRLMHGLVVPGGVSADLTGEGAATIRALVAEIREKFPALVALYDNTTSLQDRTVATGALKPELARRFAAGGPVGRASGRAFDARKAFAYAPYDRLSFEVPVFEEGDVNARVWVRIREVEQSLALVGHLLGSLPDGPVRAAVEPAGETREGVAVVEGFRGDVLVWLRLGADRAVERCHLRDPSWFQWPLLEAAIEGNIVADFPLCNKSFNCSYSGHDL
- a CDS encoding LL-diaminopimelate aminotransferase translates to MEEFHKVRRLPPYVFEQVNRLKAAARANGADIIDLGMGNPDLPTPKAIVDKLCEVVQDPRTHRYSSSKGIPGLRRAQAAYYARRFGVKLNPETQVVATLGSKEGFANMAQAITAPGDVILCPNPTYPIHAFGFLMAGGVIRSMSVEPDESFFPPLERAVRHSIPKPLALIINYPSNPTAHVATLDFYKDVIAFAKKHDIIVLSDLAYSEIYFDDNAPPPSVLEVPGAIDVTVEFTSMSKTFSMPGWRMGFAVGNERLIAALTRVKSYLDYGAFTPIQVAATHALNGDGADIAEVRNVYKRRRDVMVDTFGKAGFDVPPPAATMFAWAKIPEKFRHLGSLEFSKLLVEKADVAVAPGIGFGEQGDDYVRLALVENEHRIRQAARNIKRFLGTAPDTLDNVIALNARR